The following coding sequences lie in one Rhinolophus ferrumequinum isolate MPI-CBG mRhiFer1 chromosome 14, mRhiFer1_v1.p, whole genome shotgun sequence genomic window:
- the FZD6 gene encoding frizzled-6: MEMFTFLWTCVFLPLIRGHSLFTCEPIIVPRCMKMAYNMTFFPNLMGHYDQSTAAVEMELFLPLANLECSPNVETFLCKAFVPTCTEQIHVVPPCRKFCEKVYSDCKKLIDTFGIQWPEELKCDRLQYCDETVPVTFDPHTQFLGPQKKTEEIQRDIGIWCPRHLKTSGGQGYKFLGIDQCAPPCPNMYFKNDELEFAKSFIGIVSIFCLCATLFTFLTFLIDVKRFRYPERPIIYYSVCYSIVSLMYFIGFLLGNSTACNKADEKLEIGDTVVLGSQNKACTVLFMFLYFFTMAGTVWWVILTITWFLAAGRKWSCEAIEQKAVWFHAVAWGIPGFLTVMLLAMNKVEGDNISGVCFVGLYDLDASRYFVLLPLCFCVFVGLSLLLAGIISLNHVRQVIQHDGRNQEKLKKFMIRIGVFSGLYLVPLVTLLGCYVYEQVNRITWEITWVSDHCRQYHIPCPYQVKTESRPELALFMIKYLMTLIVGISAVFWVGSKKTCTEWAGFFKRNRKRDPISESRRVLQESCEFFLKHNSKVKHKKKHYKPSSHKLKVISKSMGTSTGASANHGTSAVAITNHDYLGQDTLPEIQTSPETSVREVREDGMSTPKSREQVCEEPATPAVSSSKLCGEQADRKGRAGNVNDKSSVSESGQSEGRVTPKSDVTAAGLVQSNNLQVPSSSEPSSLKGSTSLLVHSASGARKEQGTGSHSDT, from the exons ctttttcttcctcttgcaaATCTGGAATGTTCACCAAATGTCGAAACTTTCCTTTGCAAAGCTTTTGTACCAACCTGCACAGAGCAAATCCATGTAGTTCCACCTTGTCGTAAATTTTGTGAAAAAGTATATTCTGATTGCAAAAAATTAATTGACACTTTTGGGATCCAATGGCCCGAGGAACTAAAATGTGACAG ATTACAATACTGTGATGAGACTGTTCCTGTAACTTTTGATCCACACACACAGTTTCTTGGtcctcagaagaaaacagaagaaatccaaagagaCATTGGAATTTGGTGTCCAAGGCATCTTAAGACTTCAGGGGGACAAGGCTATAAGTTTCTGGGAATTGACCAGTGTGCACCTCCATGCCccaacatgtattttaaaaatgatgagcTAGAGTTTGCAAAAAGTTTTATCGGAATAGTTTCCATATTTTGTCTTTGTGCAACTCTGTTCACATTCCTTACTTTTTTAATTGATGTTAAAAGATTCAGATACCCAGAGAGACCAATTATATATTACTCTGTCTGTTACAGCATTGTATCTCTCATGTACTTTATTGGATTCTTACTAGGCAATAGCACAGCCTGCAATAAGGCCGATGAGAAGCTAGAAATTGGTGATACAGTTGTTCTAGGCTCTCAAAATAAGGCTTGTAccgttttgtttatgtttttgtattttttcacaaTGGCTGGCACTGTGTGGTGGGTGATTCTTACCATTACTTGGTTCTTAGCTGCAGGAAGAAAGTGGAGTTGTGAAGCCATTGAACAAAAAGCAGTGTGGTTTCATGCTGTTGCATGGGGAATACCAGGTTTTCTGACCGTTATGCTTCTTGCTATGAACAAAGTTGAGGGAGACAACATTAGTGGAGTTTGCTTTGTCGGCCTTTATGACCTGGATGCTTCTCGTTACTTTGTCCTCTTGCCATTGTGCTTTTGTGTGTTTGTAGGGCTGTCTCTTCTTTTAGCTGGCATTATTTCCTTAAATCACGTTCGACAAGTTATACAACATGATGGCCGGAACCaagagaaactaaagaaatttATGATTCGAATTGGAGTCTTCAGTGGCCTGTATCTCGTGCCATTAGTGACACTTCTTGGGTGTTACGTCTATGAGCAAGTAAATAGGATTACCTGGGAGATAACTTGGGTCTCTGACCATTGTCGTCAGTACCACATCCCATGTCCTTATCAG GTAAAAACAGAAAGTCGACCAGAATTGGctttatttatgataaaatatcTGATGACATTAATTGTTGGCATCTCTGCCGTCTTCTGGGTTGGAAGCAAAAAGACATGCACAGAATGGGCTGGGTTTTTTAAACGAAATCGCAAGAGAGA TCCAATCAGTGAAAGTCGAAGAGTACTACAGGAGTCGTGTGAGTTTTTCTTAAAGCACAATTCTAAAGTTAAACACAAAAAGAAGCACTATAAACCAAGTTCACATAAGCTGAAGGTCATTTCCAAATCCATGGGAACCAGCACAGGAGCTTCAGCAAATCATGGCACATCTGCTGTAGCAATCACTAACCACGATTACTTAGGGCAAGACACTTTGCCAGAAATCCAAACCTCTCCAGAAACGTCAGTGAGGGAAGTGAGAGAAGATGGAATGAGCACCCCCAAATCAAGAGAACAGGTCTGTGAGGAACCTGCCACACCAGCAGTATCCAGCTCCAAACTCTGTGGGGAACAGGCCGACCGGAAGGGCCGGGCAGGCAATGTGAACGACAAGAGCAGTGTATCTGAAAGTGGGCAGAGTGAAGGAAG GGTAACTCCAAAAAGTGATGTTACTGCAGCTGGCCTGGTCCAGAGCAACAACTTGCAGGTCCCCAGTTCTTCAGAGCCAAGCAGCCTGAAAGGCTCCACCTCACTGCTCGTTCACTCAGCTTCAGGAGCTAGAAAAGAGCAGGGCACTGGCAGTCACTCAGATACTTGA